AGTAATTTTCTAGTTACTACCCACTCCGACCGCGCCAGTGACAGCATTTTGATGTTAAGTCTTTTATTTTCAGTAACCGAATTCTGTCACAAAATGCCGTCAGTAGTGTGGGAGACACACTTTCCAATATCCCTATCATCATTTATTAATAGGCGAAGAAAAAACGAAAATAATAGTAAACATATTTATTTGCAATTACTTACAGACGATAAAATTTGCATATGGGTGCCATTTTTATATAAAAAATAATTGATTTTTTGGTCAAAAAATAGGTGTCTGTCTCCCTCTTAGGACAGAATCTTGGGACAGAATTTGTACGTTGAAAACAAAAGACTTAATTCTGTCCAAGCATTTCCAAAAATTGACCAATTTTCGCAATCAGAAAATTTCACATTTTTCTATCGAAGGGCGGTCTCGATTCGATGTGGCAAAACTCGCCACCAAATTAGTAACCGTTTAGACACATTCGTTATCCACCGATTGCTGCGCTTCGCCTAACAGCGGGCATCAGGATGTTCGCCAGGACGGGCACCATCGGCCAAAAGAGCGCCTAGGACGTTCGTAATTCTGTTTTAAGCGCTCTCCCTTCATTCGCCTGTCGCAATCGTTCTAATAGGCTCTAATTGCGTTTTGACAAAAAGTGTCATGTTCGGGAAATAGAAGTACTATCAAAAATCAGTACCAAAGTACTATTTACAATTAAATCTTCCTACGATATTCTCAGCGCAGAAGGAATGGAAACCGTGGAAAAAGGAGGGAGTCAATGAAAGAATCTCAGTACACGCAAGATTATCTTGAGACGACCGCATCAGGCCGTTTTTACACCATCCAGACCTACTTGCACTATCAATTAAAGGGCACGGCCAAGTCTTATGCTGGTCGCTATGCCGAGGCGCTACGCAATTCCGTCATTCGTCGCGGCGCAGTGCCCGTCCGTTCTTTGCATGGTGGCGTAGCCTACCGCATGCCCGAAGGGACGCGATAGCACGCTCTGCCGCGTCTGTGTTTTATCCATCTTTAATAAGCCGTTTTGGCACGGACGCTTATTATACGCATAGACCGATATGTAAAATAAGCGACAGGACACGGCAGAAGTACCACCAAAAAATCGGTACCAAAGTACTATTTACAAAATTAAATTCCTATCGCATCATTCACATCGGCAGGGAGAAACAGCAATGAACAAGGAAAAGTATATCAAGATTTTGGTGCTTTTGGATAGGTCAAGGGAATTATGCGCAAGAGAGGACAAGCATCTTTGGGAAGAACTCTTCTATGTGAGCATGGTAGTAGAGAAAAAGATTGATTCATACGGTGGATTCACCAAAAAAGAATACCGCAAAGTAAGCGAAGAGCTCGCCGCGACCGTCATGCCATTCTGACGGACCTTGGACTCAAGCGCGTCCGTGGTGCTTTGGGCGGAGTTTATTACGAGTAAAAAAAGGATGGGCGGCAAATGAAAACCTATACGCTAAATCCAATTGATAATGTCGTTGAAAGAGTAGTAGGCGAGTACGACGAGATTATCCCCGATGTTGAATTATCGGACTTGCTTGCGGAAGAGTATGCTCAGGTTTTTCATAGGGATTACAGCCAATCAACCTATGCAAAGGTCTGCCAAAGGCTGAACGGCCTAGGCATTCGTGTTGTAAGGTCTGCTGGATAAAAACCTAGAAAGGATAGAACAATGCAAGCAAAACCTGCCGTTGAAGTGATTCGTGAAGCCTACAGCAATCCTGCCAATCCTCAAAATCTGAGGCTTGCGCATAACGGCAAGCAAAATGCGATTGCTGCGTGGGACGCGGAACTTAACCGTTTCGTGATGGTTGCGTCTGCCACCATAGATGGAAAGTGGGTGACCGTGCCTTACGAACTGCTTGTTAACGGCGAGCGTGTTGTTAGCGAGTGGTTTGAAGTAGAAAGGCAGGATGAAGCGCGATAGCCGTACTATCGCGTCCACGGAGTCCTAGACAAGAGTCCGACAGGAGGAACAAATGAAAGTAGAAGTAGTCAAGAAAGTCAAGACCATACCTCCAGCGCACAAGTTGAGCGTGCTGTCAGCGGATGGCACGCTCAGCACAGTTGACATCACGTGGGAGAAACTCCGCTTTTCGCCTATTGGTGAGAAGTGGAGCGCCAAGGGAGTTGGCATGACGTGGAACGAGATGCTCACGGCAACGCTAGTCTATCGTGATGAGCATCAGGCCGTGATTCTTGAATCGCGCGAGTACTTGCAAGAGGGGCACGACGCGCACTACGAGCATTGCTTGCTAGGCTTCGTGTTCTAGGCTGATGAGTGGAAGGTATCTTTGTCCGTTTGTCGCGGCTGAAATGAATGCGATTCAAAAGGCAGGTCCCAGAAACATTTGGCTTCTTTTGGCCTATTAGACGCGAAAGGCAATAAGATGACATACGGCGAATCTGTCAGAATTTTGGTAGAAGCCGATTGCGTTGAACGCGGTCAAGCCGGACGCGGCGGCAAACCTTGTGGAACGGTCGAACCTGGACAATTGGGATTATATCTGTATCCATGTCCAGGTACGTTTAAGCGCAGCGGCTGGCACGTTATTGCTTTCGGAGGATGGGACGTTTGTTTGCGCGAAGGACAATTTGAAAAAATTTAGTAATAGAACTTTCGTACCATTGACTATTTTCCTGAAGAATTGCTAAACTGCCAGCTATGAAATTAACCTATCACGCGGAACGCAATCGCTTTGAGGCCGTGCTTGCCACGGGCAATGCTTGGCGAGCGGACTATCAGGCAGTCAAGGGTGCTGGTTTTCGGTGGGACGCGAATATAAAGAGCGTGTGGTTTACCACGGATTACAACGTGGCGGCGAAGATGGCGAAATATGCCGACGCGGCGGCGGCTAAAATTCTTAATGAAATGTCGCAGCGGGCCGCCGAAAGCCAAAAAGCCAGCCGTGCCACCGACGCGGCCGTTGAAATTCCTTCGCCTAGCGGTCTTAATTATCTTTCTTATCAAAAAGCGGGCATAGCCTACGCCATCCATCGGCCACATACGCTCATTGCGGACGAGATGGGACTCGGCAAGACCATTCAAGCCATCGGCATTGCAAACGCCACTGAAGCAAAGCGTGTCCTAGTTGTTTGTCCCGCTAGTCTCAAACTTAATTGGATGCGTGAATTTACGAAATGGAACACGATTCCCAATCGAACGATTGCGGTCGCTAACGGTGAATTTCCTTCGGCTGACGTTGTTATAATCAATTACGACATTCTGAGAAAGCACGAATTCGCTATCCGCTCTATCAATTGGGATTTGCTAATTTGCGATGAGTGCCACTATCTCAAGAACTACAAAGCGGCGCGAACCCGTCAGGTTTTAGGCGGTGGCAAAGGTGGTGACCGCATAGAACCTATACCAGCGAAACGCAAAATTTTTCTGACCGGTACCCCGATTGTCAATCGGCCAATCGAACTGTGGCCACTATTAAAATCTCTAGAACCAAACGGACTAGGACGAAATTGGAAGTACTACGTTTCACGTTATTGCGACGCGCACCATAATGGCTTTGCGTTGGACGTTTCTGGCGCGAGCAATCTAGAGGAATTGCAGCAAAAGCTTCGGTCGTCCATTATGATTCGTCGGCTGAAAAAGGATGTATTGGCAGACTTGCCTCCGAAGCGCCGTCAAATCATTGTGCTGGCGTCCGATGGTTTGGATGAAATTATCGAGCGTGAGAAAAAAGCCTACGAAGCTTTCGAACAGGCTGAATTGGAGTCCAAAACGGCGGCTTTCTCCGTATTGGCCAATCTTCGCCATGACACGGCGAAAGCAAAAATCCCGTTTGTCTTGGAGCACATTGAGCAAACTTTGGACGAGACAGACAAATTGGTGGTGATGTGCCATCATCATGATGTGGTGGACGCGATTGCCCAAAAATTCTCCGGTCAATGTGTAACGGTAGATGGCCGTACAGCGGCAGAAGATAGACAAATTGCCGTGGACAAATTTCAAAATGACAAGTCTTGCCGTTTGTTCGTCGGAACCATTAAAGCGGCTGGCGTCGGATTAACCTTGACGGCTGCATCTACCGTAATATTTGCGGAACTGGATTGGGTGCCCGGCAATGTCACACAGGCTGAAGACAGATTGCATCGCATCGGGCAAACCAACCCTGTATTGGTGCAACATCTTGTTTTGGACAAATCCTTGGACGCCAGAATGGTCGAAATAATCGTAGAGAAGCAAGCCAACATCGAACAGGCTCTCGATAAAGTAATTCCTTCGGAGCCACAAATTTATTCGTTCGCGCCAACAGAGAATAATGCTGCTCCAAAGCAAGATACGCCAAATTTAACGGATGCCCAAATTGATGCTATTCATCGAGCACTCAAAATATTGGCTAATGCGTGTGACGGGGCACATTTGCTTGATGAATGTGGTTTTAACAAATTGGACAGCGCGTTTGGCAAGTCTTTGGCAAATGCGCCTCGCCTCACGCAAAAGATGGCACATTGTGGACTTAAGCTAGTTCGTAAATATCATCGTCAAATACCACAAGATATTTTGTGTGTACTAGCTTGACAAGCGTGGGGCATTGCGCGAAGTTATGTACAATGGCGAATCCACACAGGAGATTATATAACACGAAATGGCTAAAACGGAAACCGCCTTGAAAATTGCATTCGATTCCAATCCGAATGGCTGGACACTACAATCTTTTGTTAATGCTGTACGAGAGGGTTACAAACTTATTTATAAGAATCGGCTGAAATTTGGAGTGTGGGGGCATTCTATCGCAGATTTGGCATTAGAAGGTTTCCGCAGGAGAGGCAATAAATTTTTTCTTTTTGTAGGGTCGTAAAAGAGCCGAACAGGTTGGAAAAAGGCAAAGAGGTTTGACAATGAGCGCAGATAACGGAATTTATATCGGGTGTTTTGCTGACGGTGAAATTCGAGTGATTCATGCTCAGGCAATCGAGAACCTTTGGTATCCTGACGGAGAGAATCCGAAGTATATAGTGGATTACTTTAGGCACGCGCCTGTTTTCCATAATATCGGAAAAGCCCGTCAAAAAGCTTTTGAGATGGAACAAGAGATTTTGTCGGATGATTTTTGCCCCGTCCTTGAGTACGGTATTAGTACTTTGAGATTTTCAAAATCTTTTGCGGAATACGCTAGATTGGAGCGCGAGGCGCGGTAATTTCGGAAAGGGCCTAAAAATCAGTACTAAAGTACTATTGATTTTAATCGAGAATCGGTTTATTCTTGTTTCACCACGCAGGGAAGCGGAAAAACATTGAAAGAGCCGAACAGGCTGGAAAGGAAGTTAAAAAATGATTAGAAACGGCAACCGCAATTACACCCCACTGACCGACGAACAGATACAGGTATTCGCTCCGAGTGCTTTTGCTGGGCAAGCTTGGCGGGAGCGTAGTGAGCGGTATGCATTTATTCCCACTTCCGAAGTGATTGACGCGATGCGAAATAACGGGTTTTATCCTATTCAAGCCAGCCAATCTAATTCTCGCATCGAAGAAAAGCATTTTTTCACAAAACATATGATACGTTTCCAATCCCAAGCCGGCGATATGACAAAGGTCGGTGATTCCAAGTTAGAGTTGGTTTTGGTCAATTCCCATGACGGTACTTCAGCGTATAAGCTTATGCTTGGGGTATTTCGTCTAGTTTGTTCTAATGGAATGATTGTAAGTGATGGTATGGCGGAATCAATCCATGTTCGTCACATGGGGAATATCGTCCAAGATGTTTTGACGGGAAGCTTTGAGTTGATTAAGCGTGCTCCTATAGTTGAATCGGCAATTGCGGCATGGCGGCAAATTACATTGACTGAAGCAGAACAGCAATCCTTTGCCGAACAAGCCTTGACACTTCGTTATCCCGAAGGTTCGCCTATTACAGCGGAAAAAGCCCTTCGCGTTCGCCGTTATGACGACAACGGCAGCGACCTGTGGCATGTGTTTAATCGTGTGCAAGAGGCGGTCGTTCGTGGCGGAGACCGTTACTATAATAATGGCCGACGCAATAAAACAAGAGAAGTTCGCGGCATAGACCAAAATATCAACCTTAACAGGTCCCTTTGGTCCTTGGCTGAGCAAGTAGCCATATCGAAAATGTAACTCTCTTCTCACGGCAGGCGCTAGCCGAGAATAGTGCCAAAAAATTTTAGGAATAAAAAATATGAATAACGGAACTTTTTGTGGTCTTTTAACCTTATTGTTTATTGCGCTTAAAATTCTTGGGTACATTCATTGGAGTTGGTGGTGGGTGCTCTCCCCATTGTGGATTCCGTTGGTGCTTTTCGTTGTGGTTACGGTTATAACACTCGTCTTTATGGGCGTAAGTGTCTCTAAATTACACAAATGGATGAAAAAATGAAGATTACAATCAAATCCCAAACAGGCGAAGTGCTCTATACATGCGAAGCTGAAAGTGTACGGGATGCAGTAGAAGACGCGATTAAGGCGGGTGTGAAATTTGCTAATGCAAATTTTAGGGGCGCAAACTTCAGGGGTGCGGACCTTAGCGGCGCACACTTCAAGGGTGCGGACTTCAGGAACGCAAATCTTAGGGGCACAAACTTCAGGGGTGCGGACCTTAGAGACGCGGACATCAGAGGCGCAAACCTTATCGGCGCAAACCTTAGCGATGCAAATCTCAGAGATGCGGACCTCAGTGACTCGAATCTCATTGGCGCAAACCTTATTGGCGCAAATCTTAGCGGTGTATATTTCAGGTTTGCGAACCTCAGTGGTGCAAATCTCAGTGACGCAGACCTTAGCGACGCAGACTTCAGCGGCGCAGACTTTTAGGCGCATATTTTTTGAAAGAGACGAAAAATGAAGATTACAATTAAATCTCAAACGGGTGAAGTGCTCTATACATGCAAAGCTGAGAATATACGGGACGCAGTAGAGACCGCCATTAAGGCGGGTGTGAAATTAGTTAATGCAAACCTTAGAGGCACACATTTAAATGGTGCGGACCTAAGCGGTGCAAATCTTAGAGGCGTAAATCTCAGCGGCACATATCTCAGTGGGGCAATCGTCGAAATTGTTCCGCGCATTTCCGTGTTGGAATTAATCATCCACGGTAAGCGGATTGGAGAAGGGCAGATTGCATCGGCTTTAAAGCAATTGCGTTAAGGAAAGGCGGATGGTAAAAATGCGTTCAAGAAACATGAAAAGTCTGATTGGTATGGCGAAGCTTATTCGGGCCGAAAGGATGCGATTTGAGAGCGAGTATCGGGAAAGATTGCGGCAAATTCGTGAGCGGCAGATAGCCGCCGAACTTCGAGAAGAGGGAGACGATTGCACGGCAAGCGTAAGTGAAATGACACGCGAATTTATTGAAGCGGACCATTTTGGGAGAGACCATTGATTACTTCTGAAAGAGTACAAGAATGGTTAGAGGAGTACGGCGAAGTTGATTTGCTAAACGAAGCAGCTTGCCGTTCTTTGGCCGAAAAATTGGCCAAACGCATTAACAGCGAGATTTTGCATCTTGAGAATGATAATAAGAAAAAACACATTCAAGAGAGCGGACCTAGGTGTAAAAATTGTGGGGCATTTACAACCTATATGCGTGTTTATACACACGGGTTGTGTATGCGATGTGAAAATTTCAAAGGAAAGTAGGTATTGGTTTTGGGAGGAAAAGTACTATTAAAAAATGAAACTAAAGTACTATTGTATTTAATCCTAGATTGGTGTACTATGGTTTTAATAAGTGGTATCAACCCGCTAGACCTCGTACGAGTCATAAGTGCGGGATATGATGGCCGGAAGCGGAAGGCCCAAGACCGCTTATTAAGTGGGGCGGGGTAGATGCCCGCCCTACTTAAAATGGGAAAAATGTAAAAGTCTGATTGGGTATGCGTATTTATTGTGTATATGCGATGGGATGAAAAGTACTATTAAAAAATGAAACTAAAGTACTATTGTATTTAATTCGAGATTGATATATTATGGTTTTTGAGAACGACACCTTTACCGAAATTCAAAGGGGTTTTCGGACGCTACTTAAAAGTACCGAAACGCGGGCGTAGCGTTGGATGCGGGTTCGACTCCCGCCGTTCTTAAAAAATTTTTGCTGTGACGCGTTTTAGTAGGGTGGGGACGCTCACCCTACTTAAAATGGGAAAAATATAAAAGAGGTGAAATGAAAACTCAATATAGCGTATCAGAAGAAGTTAGAGCCGCCGTGGAACATTTAATTCAAGTAGGCGTTAAGCACAAAATGCTAGTGGCAGGTTTTGTTTTTTCGGCTAATCCGCCGTCCATCATAAACTTTGGTAATTGTACAGATTACAGTAAGGCGAGCCTATATAATTCACTTTGCGAATTGGCGGAACGCCAACGCAATTCCGGCCATTTTTGTACGGAAACGGTTGGTGTGGTACAATAAGTTTGTAAAAAATGAAGGGAGATAAAAGAAAATGTTGAATAAGCATAATTTGAATGTGGCTAAGTTCATATGCAAAGATTCTTCTAGATATAATCTTAGTGCAATTTATGTGAAGCCCGAAGCTACGGTAGCCACCAATGGGCATTATTTGGTGTGGTGTTCGTCCGATTCTGTTTCGAGCAAGCATTTTCCTGTTGTTCCGAATTTTGCTGGTGCACAGGATACTTTCAAGCCTTTTTTGCTCGACGCGGCAAAAGCCAATGAGATTGCCAAGGCTGTTCCGAAGAAGTCAAAGATTGAGAATGTCGCGGTTAACGTGGAACAAAACGAATTAGGAGAGACGCAAGCAACATTTGCTGTAACCGATTTAGAGAGTCCTCAAGTGTTTTCGGCTAAGTCTGAATCAGGCCAATTTCCAAATTATGATACGGTTGTGCCGAAGTGGGAAAACGCAAAATTTCGCATTGCGTTAAATGCGGCGTATCTTGCTAAAATTGCGAAGGCTTTCGAACAGTTTTCTGAAAAGCCGTCAAATTTAGTTGTGTTGTCATTCTATGGAAGCGACGAAGCAATGCGCTTTGACGGTACGCGGAACGGGCAAGGTATGACGGCTGTATTTGATGCCCATCCGTGGGGCCGACGACCAACCCGGAACATACGGTTGGGCCGAAAGAGAGGAGCAACGGAAAGCCGAGGCACAAAGAAAAAAGCCTAATAATAAGGCAAATAAAGAGTAAAAATGGCCCCAATTATTTTAATTTTTTGCTTGCTTTTTCTGATTCCTTTGAGTAGAATATTGGAAGTTTTAGGGAGGCGAAATGACAGAATACGAAAACGTTAAATGCCAATTGCAATTTAAGGGCTGCAAAGGCCCGGCGGGATATTTACGTCGCAGGCAGTTTGCTCAATCGGGACCTTGGTTGGATGCTTGCGAAAATTGTGCGCGGGTGCCATATGAAGTGCCGAAGCAGTTTCAGCAAACCGAGCCTACGGCGGAGCCTAATACGGCAGAGCCTAATACGGCAGAGCCTAACACGGCAGAGCCTAACACGGCAGAGCCTAACACTACAGAGCCTAACACGGCGGAGCCTAATACTAGTCCTACTTCTAAACTTATCCAATGTTCTGTGGAGGGGTGCAAAAATCAGTTTCCGCGCAGTCGGGGCAGGTATCCTCAAAAATTTTGTCTCGAACATAGGAGTATGCCGCGATGAAATTTCGTTTGATAGATGTGCACAACGCTCGAATTATCGGGCGCGCTCAAACGAAAATTAAAGAGCCGCAACCTCTAAGTGTGCCGCCGTCGGGTTTGACCGACCTTGTTATTAACGGCGAAAAATGTACTCACGGAGTTTACATTCCAGAAAATTCGAAATTTCCGCGCGGCATTGCACCTTATTGTTCGATTTGCAGACCGTTTGAAATTATCTCTAAAGAGCGTTGAAAATTCTTAACCGAGGGAGAGAGGGAGGACGTGCCAACATACGAACAAACATACGAACGGTACAAGGCATTCAAATACTTTACTGTTGGTGTGTTTGGATATAATAATAAACGACCTGATAAAGTAATAATTGAAGATATTGATTATTATATAAGTTGCGACAAGCGGCCTAAGGCTGCGGCAAAGGAATTGAGACGTATTGCAGATTGGTTGGATACTCTATGAAAAATAATGTTGATGACGGGTTGGAAATTAAAGTTATAAATTTTTTTCGGCTATTTCCTGACGGAGCGTCCAAAGAAGAATTGGATGCCTTACGACGTATTACTGATTATGCCGTGGAACAGGACAGGAAAGGACGAGATGATTACAATCTTGGAAAAAATACTTTCAAGACTGTTTCCTCCTAAATTGGGCGCTATTTTACATTATAGAGATGTTCAAAGAAGTCTAGATTTTCAGACACGATGTGCTAGACATGGAAACGGTATTGTTTATTCGTCCATTGGAAATATTAAAGAGTACCCAAAGGTTGAACCGACGACGCCAAAAGAAAGAAGGTTGTATGCGATTTATTCTGATAGATGCCAAAAAGCTACTAAAGTTATATAGCTCGAAATGTACGGGCTTGCGGTGATGCGGTGAATTTCCCATTCTCCACGCAACACTGCATAGCACCGTCCGTTGTGATGGGAGCAGGTGGTCATTGTAAGTCACGGCTCGTTTCGTTTCCCGCCAAGGACACGCTAAAGGAAGCAAAGAAACACGAACGTCCAAAAGCACAAGGCAGTTTGTGGTTTACTGCTAGAAAACTTAAAATAGAACGAATATTAGTCGGCCTTATAGGTGTAATGATTTGTTCGCTTGCGATGGCGGAGGCCAAGCCAATTCAAAAAATGCCCGATGCAAAGCGAAGAAATGAAATAAGGCAAGCTCTTATAAGCAAGGGCTACGACCCCTGAAAAGATTGGAAAGATACATTAATCGTGCTGCGACGAATTGCTGAAGAACACCATTGGCAGCATCATTACGTGCCCGATGCGCGTGTTTTGATTCTCTTGGGTTTGGGAAACGAACATTCGGATTCAAGCATATTAAATGAACCGCTTTCTCGTTTGGAGAAACCAAATTAAGGAGAATGTGATGACGCTCTACAAAGTTCTGAATGAGGACGGAACTCCGTTTTGGGGTGGCAGAGGCAGGTGGCATCTGCCTAGTGGCAAACGAAAGGGCAAATGGATGCCGCCCATCAAGCGTCTTTTGCCGTGCAGGCGTGGGTATCACGTTCTGAAGCCGGAGCAACTAATTGAGTGGCTTGGTCCTGCCATCTTTGAGGCGGAAGTACGAGGCAAGCAAATTTGGAGGGACGACAAAGGTGTGGTGGAACAGGCTAGATTGGTCCGTAAGCTAAAATGGGACGAACAGATAGCGAGACTTTTCGCATGCGATTGCGCCGAATCGGTTGTACACTTAGTTAAAGATGAGCGCAGCATTAACGCAATTCGCGTATCACGTAGATTTGCGTTCGGTTTGGCTAGCGAAGAAGAATTGGCGGCGTCTCACGAAGGGGCGTGGAAGGCAGCGTGTGGTGCGGCGGGGGCGGCATGGGAGGCAGCGCGGTTGGCGGGGGAGGCGTGCGCGTCGGCATGGGCAGCGTGGTCGGCGGCGCGCGCCGCCAGAGAGGCGGCGCATGCCGCAAGGACGGCGTTGCCGTTGGGGGATGCGATGTTGGCGGCATCCCGCGCCGCATCGGCGGCGTTGGTGGATGCACAAACAAAGCGTTTATTTCAGTATCTGAATGGCGAAGTGGACTTGAAAGAAATTCGTAGGAGTGTGGCATGAGGGATGGTGCGGCGTAGGTTGCCCAAATCGAGAGAGCACACAAAAAGAAAATGGGTTCGACATTTGAAAAGATTATGCGTTTTCTATTACAAAGCTGGCAGATGATAATGAGAGGGTTAGTCTATGTCCTGTACATTCTTGGAAGTCTTTGCTTTCTTGCAGGAAGCATTATTAGTCTTGTCAAAAATGTTAAAAGAAATTGAGAGAGCATCCGAATGACTAAACCTAAGAAACGAGCCGACCAATTACAAGCAAAAGATAGAAGACTGAAAAGAAAATATGGAATTACTCTCGATGAAATGATAAAAATTTACAAATATCAAAAAGGTTTGTGTGCCATTTGTAAAAAACCATTAAGAGCCGTAATTCCAAGCTCTAAATCAGAAAATGGGTTGAGAATCGAAATAGACCATGACCACCGAAAAAAATCGAAAGAGGCAGTGAGAGGATTGCTTTGCGGCGGAAGGTGGGCAGGCTGTAACAGGAAATTAGGGCGCATTGACCGACCTGATTGGCTCAGAGCGGTCATTGCTTACTTAGAGAATCCGCCTGCACAAGCAGTATTAAATAGCGAGGCCAACGGAGATAAAAATGAAATTTGATTATTATACGTGGTTTAAGACTCACGAGCGTTTGGTCTTATTTTTAGTTATCGGCTTTTTTGTCGTGCATTTTTATAATAGAGGCTTAGATTATATGATAAGCCGAGACCGAACAGCGGCAGAGGCGGCTAAACAAAATGCCTTAGAAGCCTCCAATAAATTCAATCAAGATGACCAAAAAAATAAAGTTTTGTTGGCGCAATTAGACGTGCTGCGACAGCAATTCATTACGCAACAAAAGCAATTAGACCAAATTAGACAACAACGCGCAGAACAAACTCAAAAACAAAAACAAATTAACGACCAAAGTGCCCCAACGGAATTAGCCGAGAGAATCCGGCAGTTGTTAGGTGTTGGAACTATAACAGTTCAAACCCAAGAATCACCACTGCCTGACACTTTGGTTTTCTCTTTGGATGCGGCTCATGCCGATGCGGACATGCTAGAGGACATGCAGCAGCTTCGTGGGGATGTTAAAGATTTGAATACGGAATTAGTTAGTTGTAAGGCTTTAACGGACAAACAAGCGGACACTATAACGGGATTAAATGCTCAAATATTAAGCGGAAAAGAAGCGTTAACGGCAGAACAGAAGAGTCACGAAAAAGACGTAAAAGAACTGAAGGCCGAAAAAAGAAAGTCTTGGCTAAACGGATTTAAGTGGGGTAGTATAGCGGGATTTGTCGGTGGTTTGTTCGCGCACAAATTATAAAAAAGAGGGTTGGGAATGTTAATAATTGGTTTTGGGAATAAAGCCCGTCAGGGCAAGGATACCGCCGTCGCCGCAATTAAGCAATGGCACGATGCTCAGAATAGTTTGAGACAAAAACACGGAATAAAACACGTGACTAGGTGTGAAATAACTAGATTTGCGGAAGGCTTATATAAGGAAGTCAGCGATTGGTTAAAAACCGAGCAAGGCCAATTATGGCTAGGCGGCAGCCGGGGCTTCACGGAAGGCCGAGAAATACCGTCCAATATTAGTCGGAGTCACGACAACGGAAAATATTCTCATCTTTTGCAATGGTGGGGAACCGAATTCAGGCGTTCTCAAAATCCGAATTATTGGGCGGATAAGACATTTGAAAACATTTCTAAAGATACGGATTTTTTGCTAATATCGGATGTTAGATTTTTGAACGAAGCCGAAGCAATAAAAAAGCGCGGAGGGTATTTGGTTAATGTACAAAGATATTATCCCGATGGCTCTTTGTTTGTGACCAAAGACCGTGACCCCAAACATATTTCAGAAACAGAGTTGGATGATTATAATTGGGATTTTTATTTGCGAATACCGGACGGCCACGCCGCATTAACTTCGGAGTTTGCCATAACCCTTTTCGAGTATTTGAGGAAATTGCATGAGTAAACAAACGTCTTTAGACGGAATGATTAAATGTGCGAACGGTCACGTTTGGGAAGTTAAAGTTTTGAATCCTAAAAGAATTACCGTTTTGTGTCCCGTATGCGGAACGCGCACGGCAATTAAAGATGGAGTATATTCGGTAACGGGAACTAAAAAATGAATAATCTTGAAAAAGCTTACATAATAA
The sequence above is drawn from the Candidatus Paceibacterota bacterium genome and encodes:
- a CDS encoding DEAD/DEAH box helicase codes for the protein MKLTYHAERNRFEAVLATGNAWRADYQAVKGAGFRWDANIKSVWFTTDYNVAAKMAKYADAAAAKILNEMSQRAAESQKASRATDAAVEIPSPSGLNYLSYQKAGIAYAIHRPHTLIADEMGLGKTIQAIGIANATEAKRVLVVCPASLKLNWMREFTKWNTIPNRTIAVANGEFPSADVVIINYDILRKHEFAIRSINWDLLICDECHYLKNYKAARTRQVLGGGKGGDRIEPIPAKRKIFLTGTPIVNRPIELWPLLKSLEPNGLGRNWKYYVSRYCDAHHNGFALDVSGASNLEELQQKLRSSIMIRRLKKDVLADLPPKRRQIIVLASDGLDEIIEREKKAYEAFEQAELESKTAAFSVLANLRHDTAKAKIPFVLEHIEQTLDETDKLVVMCHHHDVVDAIAQKFSGQCVTVDGRTAAEDRQIAVDKFQNDKSCRLFVGTIKAAGVGLTLTAASTVIFAELDWVPGNVTQAEDRLHRIGQTNPVLVQHLVLDKSLDARMVEIIVEKQANIEQALDKVIPSEPQIYSFAPTENNAAPKQDTPNLTDAQIDAIHRALKILANACDGAHLLDECGFNKLDSAFGKSLANAPRLTQKMAHCGLKLVRKYHRQIPQDILCVLA
- a CDS encoding DUF932 domain-containing protein; the protein is MIRNGNRNYTPLTDEQIQVFAPSAFAGQAWRERSERYAFIPTSEVIDAMRNNGFYPIQASQSNSRIEEKHFFTKHMIRFQSQAGDMTKVGDSKLELVLVNSHDGTSAYKLMLGVFRLVCSNGMIVSDGMAESIHVRHMGNIVQDVLTGSFELIKRAPIVESAIAAWRQITLTEAEQQSFAEQALTLRYPEGSPITAEKALRVRRYDDNGSDLWHVFNRVQEAVVRGGDRYYNNGRRNKTREVRGIDQNINLNRSLWSLAEQVAISKM
- a CDS encoding pentapeptide repeat-containing protein — its product is MDEKMKITIKSQTGEVLYTCEAESVRDAVEDAIKAGVKFANANFRGANFRGADLSGAHFKGADFRNANLRGTNFRGADLRDADIRGANLIGANLSDANLRDADLSDSNLIGANLIGANLSGVYFRFANLSGANLSDADLSDADFSGADF
- a CDS encoding pentapeptide repeat-containing protein, which translates into the protein MKITIKSQTGEVLYTCKAENIRDAVETAIKAGVKLVNANLRGTHLNGADLSGANLRGVNLSGTYLSGAIVEIVPRISVLELIIHGKRIGEGQIASALKQLR
- a CDS encoding endonuclease VII domain-containing protein, translated to MTKPKKRADQLQAKDRRLKRKYGITLDEMIKIYKYQKGLCAICKKPLRAVIPSSKSENGLRIEIDHDHRKKSKEAVRGLLCGGRWAGCNRKLGRIDRPDWLRAVIAYLENPPAQAVLNSEANGDKNEI